TTTACATAAAAAAATTAGACTACTTAAACAAAACTTCCAAAAACTCCCAGTAACAGCTACAAAGAATTAGAAAAGAATTAGCCTTTAAGACATTGTCTGTTACCTTTATGCAAACACTGGACTAGAAAGAACATCACCTGCATTGCTGTAGAAACTTGTTTCCTTCATGCAACAGGTAAAAACAAACACGAAGCTATTTCTTATCTGCTTTATATagattttgcttctttaaaaaaaaagtcagctttaGGCATGTAACCAACTTAAATGCAAGGTAATACCTGATTTCATTTTCCATATCAGTATTTTTTTGTCCAACCTTGTACTTTCAACAGATTTCTTTATGTTCTAAAGGAGCACTCATATTCAGCACACATTCAAAATATGGATGTATGACTTCATCTTTCACTGACTTAAAACTCACTGATGCATTTTGTCTTCaacatttatgtttttttttaaatagcacacCAAAAAAACCATCATCACTAGTAAGCTTTCACTGAAATTTTTGAAAATGCTAGAAGGCAGATATTAAAGGAGACAGCTTGAAATGGCACCCTTTATTTTCTGAACATCAAAATTTTTCATAAGAGAAAACAATTACAGCCTATTGGATTGAGCACCAAAATCGAGGTGAGTATTGACCTGTAATCTGAATGGCTAATGGCGTTTTAAGGTCTACAAAATTCTCATCTGTTCACTTGAAACAATTTAATTACTGACCAAGGGGTAATATTTTCTGCTTTGATAAAACTGAGACAGGATAATGATCTCCAGCTGCTGTATAACTGCTCAAAGACATTTATAGGAAATAAACATTAAGGCAAAGCTGACATTTATTTTCAGAGAAGGGAATAATTATACTGAATGCAGGGTCTGGGTctattttattaaacaattaaaaaaaaaaccctcctctgGAGCAAGAGTGGCCAGCTTACTCTGATAAGTGCTGAGGCTCATTGCAGCTTTGTTGAAAAGGGAGTGTCTTCAACAacacacaaaaaaaaaccccaaaacgcTTTTGGCATTTAATGTGCAAGGTCCAGTTTTAATTTCGACTGGGTGTTGATTTATAATGTCCTGAACCTGTATCAAATAAGCATAATTACAAGTattcagaataaaagaaatatCTAGTCAAATACTAGAATCTGAGTTACTTACACCTGTGCAATTATATACAGCCTTTTAAAATCTTCTAGACATCACAGGGCTGGATAATACCAACTCTGGTACCCTGcttaggaacaacaacaacaacaacgttatGATTGCCAAGAGAAATCCACAAAGGTGTTTACATTggcaacccttttttaaaaagtggcctaGAATGTGATgccctccctccacccccagcTCCAAATTCAGTGCTAAAAGGAATGAAGGATATTCTCTGCAAATTTTTCCTATGGATATGGCCCAGGAGCGCTTGGACAATATATCTGCTCGATGATTTGTCAGAGCTACAAAATTCTTCTGAAAAAAGACTCTGGCAAACGTTTATGTGTAAGAATTGAGTTGCTCTTTGGACCGAGACTGGATATCCTGAAGCTCCTGCTCTTCTTTTGCTTTGATATCCTGGTAAGCCTGCATTTTGCTTGCATCCTTTAAGTAGGCCCAGTTAGAGGATAGTATCATGAGGAAGTGGATCTGGAAGAGAAGGGTGAGCATGATGGCTAGTGAGTATGTCAAGAGGCAAAGCTGGCAGCTAGTAAGATTAATACAAAGTTATTctacaaaattaaatattaaaaataggcAAGAAAGTTTATTTCTAAATGTATGTAGGATGCTGCATGCTGAACAAAGGAGCAGCTGGCAAAAAGTTAGGAAGGAAtaggaagaaaaacaattaatgtgaaagaacagaaacagaaaagctgTGAGAACATTGTGCATGTTTACATGCTGGAGCCTCCCAAGCAACTCAAATTTGTGATGGTTCTTCCCattcccatccccatcccctGCCACCTGAATGAAAGGAAACTATAGTTGACCACTTGGTTACCTTCCACTGTAAACAGAACTAGACAATGAGTAAAAGTGTGTATTTTGTGTATGGTATAAAATAATTGCACTACGGGAATTCTCAGGTAAGAGACGAGTTATCAAAATAATGGCTCTGCCAGAGAAATGGATGGTCTGCTATTTTTCATAGGTGAAAAATCCACAAAAAGCAAAGTAAATAAGACATGCTACCGATGAAGACCCACATAGGCTTTGTTTCTGACTGGGAAATGAGCGAATATGTTGTCTGAATTAAATGCTAAACTAGTGAACAGGTATTTTTCCGGTGTTTAGTTGCATCAGAGCAACTGACCAATAAAAGACCTCTCTGTGGGAACTGTAGCTTTGAAGCAGACTGGTTTTATTTCATATAGCTGAGATAAGAGATAGTTGTGTAGGACTTGAGAACAGTACTTTGTCAACAGTCTAGTAAGTCTACAACATTGGGTGCTATCAAGAAGCAAGCTCATACTTTGAGTGTTATCTACTGTATAACATGTTTTATTGCTTTCAGATTAGTGAACAGTAGTGATAGAATAACTTACTGTATTACAGACCTTAATTGACCCAAACATCGTTTCACAAATgattgttaggaaaaaaaaagtgtgatgtTAAATGAAAGCCCTTCTTCCTTTAAAAGGATGATTTACAACATCACTTAAGATTGTGTTCTCTCATAGGACAGAAAATAGCCAGACTTCACCCACAGTTATTCATATACAAGAAATAATTTGTATTAATCTAAAATGCTTAAAGATGCTTACTGAAGCTATTTACAATTTACTGTAACAAACTTTAAAAATCTAGACTCTTAGTCTAGGGTGTCAGTGGCATTTTAAGCTACATAATGCAGCTTATTCATTTAGAATTTAGTGCAGCAATCTTCCCGACTCTTAAACTTCAAAACAGCAAAGTTATATGTAGTAGCCATCATGTAGATCAGCTGGTGGAAGAGAACAAAATACAGCAGATAAGAGACAATACTTTCTTCAGGCCTTTTTGGCAATTAGATTTGTGTTAGATCACAATGAAGACTGTCAGTCAAGGATTTCAGTTTAATCCAACTAAATGGCAAAAATGTCTGGTAGCTTCCCCCACCCTTCACTTTGACTACATGAGGAGCATTTTGCTGCAGGACAACAGTCATTGCATTTAAAAGCTGATCAATGCAAGAACTCCTTGATGAATCTCACTGGTACGTCCTCTACATCTACTATGAACCATTAAAATAAGCTAATTTACTTTGCTTCAGTAAAGTGTCTTACATCGAAACTGATACAAATgttcaaaaggaaggaaggagagaggtttattaattaaaaatacttccaAAGATAAAGTACATTCTGAAGTGTCCTAATGTTTCATAGACTATTACTAGCATCCTGCTATCAGGAAATGCCTTATTTTGACCACGCAGGAGGATGGAGTTAAATAACAGCAAAAACCACCACAACAAACCCCAACAATAATAAAGCTTACTGCTTATGCAAagctttcttggtaaaaataaacACTTCCCTGTGAAAATTACAGCCAACAAACACAAAAAGTATGACTtggtttcatttaaatatttggtTTCATCTGGCAAGGATTTTAGTTACTTTAGAAGTGAAAGAATATAATGGTACTCACCAGGGCTATAACAGTAGCACCAGCTCCAGCACAGGCCACAATGAACAGGTGATAAGACAAATAGAACTATAAGAATAAAGTGAAAGACAGTTTCAGGATAGCAGTGCCAAATCATCAAGTCTTAATACAGTTCTTGGAATCTAGGTGGCAATCTCATTCCATGAGCtagtgttgaaaaaaaaaaacgtatAATGCAACTATTGACTGCTTCTCCTCATATATGAATCCTCACTTGCACTAATTTTTCCTTAGGAATACTACAGTACTGTAAGCCATTCCCAAGTTACTTCTGTACTCAGACTAGAGACTCTACATAGGATCTCTGAAAGCATTTGAGCATCAAAGATCATTTTCACTAACATAATATTTGTTACAAATTTTCTAGAATACATTCTACTATAATATTGCTGTAATTAAGGGGGGTTTCTAATAATATAGAAAGAAATTGCATCAATAATTTACACATCCGTCTTGTGTCTTGGTATAATCAGTGTCCTTTGTAAGCCACTGATGAATTGTAGTGTTCTAGATGGGATTAGTTTTTTGCATGTTTCTGCCAGTTGGCTGTTATGGTCATATTTGATGCTATCATAGGGATTTTGTTTGAACACTATAATAAGGTAAACGAGCCAATTTGGTTACACTAtgcatgtgtttgtttttaaaatgaaacatacTCAGAGCTGGCATTTGCAGGACGACTACCTATATATAGGCTGTATTCCTAACATTCACAATACTATACCACGAGTATTCATCCTGTATAAAGAGGATGCTTATTCTCCACAGCGTAGTTTAGTCTAGCAATAGCAATATGGGCAGCTGTCTCAAGAGCAGTGTGTTGTTCCTTccgaattaattaatttttaggtAGCTGCTAGATAAATTTATCAAATATGGAAGAGAATAATGAAGCACTTTGCCTCCTTTACCTCAGGTGTGCTGCACATATTAGCTAAGGTCGATCCACATGCCTTACCAGGGATTGCATTCCAAGGAATAATTCCTGAAGTTAAATAAATACCAAAGAAAACATCCTTAATGTTGTTAGTTAACACCATTTCCCTTCTTGAAATTCCATTTTTCCCCCACCTACACACAAGTTGTGTTACTTTATCATTCACCCACGCATTGACCAGTTCAGTCTGGAACTGGCATTAGTAAGTATTCATTCGCTGAGCTGTGTTCTCCTTTTGCATTGAGAATTGATTCTCCCTGCCAAGATGTGTTCTCAGATCTAGGATTCCCATATGGCAGACAAATGGTTGTTTTAGTCACCAAGGACACTGTCATATGCTGGGCTTATTGCTGATATTCATTAGGTAAAGGAACTGCTTTTCAGGATTTGCCTTAGTTTAGGGAGTGGATGTTGTAACTACTGTCAGAACAATCCCACTCAGACCTAGCTCTTTTTTTGTCCATGTGAGCTGCTTTATCATACCCAaatctctgtttctgtttttcaccACCCATCCTCATAAGTGCCTTTTCACTTCCCTTTGTTCCTGTGTTCAATCAACATTCATAGCATAATGTAACATCAAAACTCTCAGTGTTGTACAAGGataaatttttatttcaaatatttgtgcCTTTGTGTCTCTTTTTAGAAGGAGACTCTGTGATTTTGACTGTGTCAATATATATTGTATGTTGTTTTCATcccttcaatcatgtccaattctcagagactgcctggacaagtccctgcagttttcttgacaaggttttcagaagtggtttgccattgccttcttcctagggctgagaaagagtgactggcccaaggtcaaccagctggctttgtgcctaaggggggactagaactcactgtctcccaggttctagcccagtgccttaacgactacaccaaactggctctcgtgtgACTATaagcaattaaatattttttctaaaatctCTTAAGGGTCTGTAATAGCCATAAAATATGCAGTGGGTACAAACCTGCACTGAACATCCAAATGGTAAGtttctttgcttgtttaaaaaagacTTTATCCAGAAGTGGGGAACCAGTTGTCTAccattcccagcatccttcactacTAGTCACATTGGCTAGAACTGCAGGAATTATAATTCGGTAAATTATGGGGAGTCACGTTCTTAGTCCTTAACTTAATCAGTTGGTAGGATTTGGAGTTTTTTGTATGGAAAACATTTTGCTCTTGATTGTTTAGCCTGAATTATTTTGTAAGGATACAAAATTGATTATCCTTTTGTGAAggtcatattttattttcatagccATTGTTGTGTAAGGGGATTTTTACCCTTGTGCTACTTATAATGTTACCATTTATAAACTATATTCACATGTTATTTTTTAGAACTCATAGTGCACTTGTAAGTGCAACAGTTAGTTATTTTTCCCCATACTCTCTCTTTCTGGAAAACAATAATATCCTCAGCCTCATTCCAAAGACTTGTATCACCATCTAACACTGGGGTAAAAATTAATCTCTCACTTAATACgatatctaaaataaaataaacattgttcTTTTATAAACAtgagaaaaacatattttcaaaaggAGTTTCTCATGGTACCAAACAAACAGAAGCTCAGTAAGATATTGTTAGAAATATGAACTGTACGGCACAAAAAACCAAGAACTTTAACCCTCTGGCTCTCCATCCCATTAGATGCCTTTCTGCATAGTTTATAATTGTTTTGCTCACTTTTCATACATCATTTACTATATTACAGGATTTGACAATAAGTAAACACTAATCATACTAAGCTTTCCATTGGGTGTATAAAATATCAGACTTGTTGTCAACATTTTACCTCTGCGTTTACTACCAATTAATAATGAGAGAACAGGGTAAAAGTTATTTGTATACGTGCACGGCGTCATGCATGATTCACAatattatggaatgttttaatgagggATACTGGCTTGAAATGTTTCCTAGTAATTTGGTAATGATGTCAGATTTGTTTAAACAGTTGATATTGCTTATTATTTTATGATTAAACCTGATACGGTAATGTAGGTAACAGGCATAGAATCAATTTAGCTAAGAGACTTGCCAAATAAACTGAATGAATCTGGGAGAAGGTCAATGTAATCCACATTAATTGGAAAAGCAATAACATGTTCAGAGAATCCACACATGGTTGCTTCTTAGTTCATCTCATAAGGATAAGACAATTCCTCTTGAAGGCAGGACAAGTAAAGAGGATAAAACAtttaatcagattaaaataaGTACCATACTGCCGGATATCCACGCAGATCTGGTCTGCTGAAGTCATATTTGCTGAGAGCGATCTGATGACTTCACAAGTTGACCACATGTTGTAGAACATAAAGACTGGCACAGCAGAGAAGCCAAAAACACCCAGCCAGGCCACCCCAAGAATGTAAGTGAGGAAAACAAACTGTGAAGAAAATGGACATGTTTTAGAGAGAACTCTTCCTTTATAGTGAATTTAAATCAGGAAGGTGGCACTTTTTTGACATTCCATGTGACCTGGACTTACCTTTCAATAAATACATTCCATACCCAACAAAACCACAATACTCTGTTTAAAAATATCTTCCCATCAAAATAGTCTGGCTTTCTAAATTGTGTTAATCATAATTTCAGCTTAAAGTCAGTAAAATATACTGAGGAATTAGCTACAGAAGCAAGTTTTCATTATGAACAGTTCCTTATGAACTGTTTCATTTGAACAGTTCATTATGCTTATCATTTAAGGTAAAAAGACAGTCATTAGAGGCAGCTTTTATTATGGAAGTGAAATAATTAATGATTAAAGATATTAGGAAAGGAAATGCCTTGGATAAACTTCACACGATATATTGAGAgctaaatatacagtagatgttaTTTGTTCAaatcaattttactttttattagcaTAATTATATGTATGGGAAAATTCATTGCATAACCTGAGTTAATACTGaggttttgtgtttgtgtgtgctgaTTTATTTATGATCCGACACCAATAAATcacaaatacagaatttaaaatactgAACTCCCCCCTTCCCGCCACCCTGAAACAATTAATTCTGAAACTTTCTAATAATTGGGTTTATCAATGCCAGACACCGTGGGTGGTAAAATGGGTAGTGGAGCAATAGATGGATTGCTGACTCTACCTCTACACCTGAGCAGAAACACACGTGGTTGTTGTGTAGGAGGCTAATATATTATAGCCTCCATAATAGTTAGTGCGTCAATTTGagccaaagttaaaaaaaaaaaatctgtgtgaaaTATTCCGGATGTTATAGAGGTAGCTAAGAATTGTCCACAGAGAACGTGCAATTGTGCCATCATAGGGATGGATGATTTTGGCCCTGTCATTTTCTAAACATTGTATCCTCTGTTTGAGTTTGATTAAGGCTTTGTCTGGGCCGAGAGACAATATTGCCTGGAGTGAGGTGTCACAATATGCTAGATTGGAATCAATCTGCctactcagagatgaggaaaacCTATCCAATAGGGTGGTTATCCAGAGACTCACCCAAAGGATTTGTTTCAGCAGAACTTAAGATGGCAAAGAGAAATGCAGCCAAGCTCTAGACAAACAAGGGCATTTGAAGGTGAGCAAGAGATACAGAGTATGGTCTTCAGAAACTTAGACTGAACAGCTTCTAAAGTAGGGAAATCCTTATAAACGCAGAGTTGTGCCCCATATAACAAGCCCAGGACCTTTGCATTACAGAGTTTTATTGGTGCAGGAATGTAATTACTGCCATGTTGACTAGCATATTTAAAGACTGAATTAGAAACTTTTTGAGCTGTAATAGAAAGTTGGAGGGTTGGAAGTCTTTATATATCTGAATATAAACACCATCAATGAGAAATTAGACATACTTTTAAAATACTCACCAAAAGGAGTATCAACAGGCAGAGGAATGCCCTGGAACCACTCCTATGAGTCAGACTTTTTATCATCAAGCTGTATTTTACAGCTGGCTCAAGTCATACTCACTATTCAGAATAACAACATAAACACTCACAGATGGGACTCCTATAAAAAGGCCAAGCTTTAAGCCTGTTGCTATGCATTCCAGCCTCTCAAGTGGATTTAATGGCTAAAAAGTGGCTCCCAAGCTCAGGGGATACTTGCAGGGTTCTAATAAAGTTTAATTCTCCCATAACTTCACCAGTGTTAATTAGGATGAGAAATTATCTGACATCCTTTCAAATTTAAAGATCTGACAATCAAACCTTTAATGCCCTGTTTTGAATCTGGGCTTCCTCCCAACAACAAAACTCTTGAGCCTGATTTCTAATAGCCCTGCAGCTCTATCTAGGGACTCCAATTTCTCAAATAAAGAGCCTGATAAGATCTGATCTACATTTCTACTCAAGTGATAATATAGCTCCTTTTTCCAGCAACTTATTAAGTCAGTGTAGCTCATGAGCTAGTCAGTCTACAGACCATTGTTTCGATTTATTGTTGGGCAGCTAACTATGTTCTCATATCAAAGAGAGTAAGTCCAGTGTGCACGATGGAACCAGAATTATTCCTATTGGATTTTATGGAATTAGAATATGGGAAATTAACATTGTCTATGGTAACTGCGGCAAGATTATTGCATGTCAAAAGTTGGAAAAGCAGTGAAATACCACAGTGGAAAATTAGAAAATTAAcaactgaacttgcagaaatagTGAAGCTGACCAGTCTGGTCAGAGGAAAAATGACAAAGACCTTTTGAAAGACTGAAAACCTTATATgattttttgttgaaagaaggaaagatcAAATTGATGATCTCTGGATTTGGGAATTAAAAAGGGCCAAAGATGGGGAAAAGAAtgataattacttgatagaaagaagggcggaAGACATAACTAAATGTATCCTATCCCTGTTTGCACATTTAATTTCACTGCTTTCatgaaaagagaacaaaacagaaaaaaggtacaaaatacaaaatactacATCACAAATAGATAATAATTCAGCCTAATTTTTAAACCACTGAACAATGACCACACAAAATAATAGTGATCTGTCTTTCAATTGCATCAACAGAGAGCCAGCTCATAAGCTGGAAGCAAACGTATCAGTAACCCTCCTATCTCCTTGAATATCAGAGATTAAGTAGCTTCAGCTTTAAaatctggtggaaaaatgaactGGATCAATAAGAAATTCTAAAATAATCATAAAACTAGCCTGTCAAACTATAAAGAATGACCCTTTCCAGGAATTTTTCTCCAGAACCTAGGATAACTTTTTCCTAACAACCTAGTACATAcaattctacattttaaaaccaaaattGAGAATTTAGCACTTgtaggtatttaaaaaaaacctctccaaACTGTATCTCATAATATTTGGAAACTCAAGAAGgaaattacaagaaaattaaaatgaacaaGGAAGCCCCCAGAACGTATCAAATGACATCTTGTAAAATACATATCTGAACTTAacactttcttttgctttttagaaTGAAGGATACCCTGATAAGAACAGTATCTCTGCATACAGACTTGTAAACAGCTGTTCCATGGTAAGAACAAAAAGTTATCTGGCAATGGAACAGTTGTGCATTATTGATGAATTTTAATTTGACATGTGAAAGGTCTAGCTTTTACCAGAGGAATAGTGATTTATGCTAAAACATACTCACCATTCCACTGATGCAACGACCACAGATTGTTGTTTTGAATTCACCATGCAGCTCCTTCACAGCACTTGTGGTATAAAAACCTTCCGCTAACAGAATAATTccatacaagaaaaaaaatgatgcaatTC
The Candoia aspera isolate rCanAsp1 chromosome 5, rCanAsp1.hap2, whole genome shotgun sequence genome window above contains:
- the GPM6B gene encoding neuronal membrane glycoprotein M6-b, with translation MGCFECCIKCLGGVPYASLVATILCFSGVALFCGCGHVALAGTISILEQNFSTNVTDHALLSEVIKLMQYVIYGIASFFFLYGIILLAEGFYTTSAVKELHGEFKTTICGRCISGMFVFLTYILGVAWLGVFGFSAVPVFMFYNMWSTCEVIRSLSANMTSADQICVDIRQYGIIPWNAIPGKACGSTLANMCSTPEFYLSYHLFIVACAGAGATVIALIHFLMILSSNWAYLKDASKMQAYQDIKAKEEQELQDIQSRSKEQLNSYT